The following proteins come from a genomic window of Populus alba chromosome 12, ASM523922v2, whole genome shotgun sequence:
- the LOC118060554 gene encoding L-idonate 5-dehydrogenase, translating into MAHGGGGGGADVMACKQEEEEVENKAAWLLGIKTLKIQPYHLPPLGSLDVKVRIKALGICGSDVHHFKTMRCASFVVKKPMVIGHECAGIIEEVGSEVKSLAVGDRVALEPGISCRRCNLCKEGRYNLCPEMKFFGSPPTNGSLANKVVHPANLCFKLPDNVSLEEGAMCEPLSVGVHACRRAQIGPETNVLIMGAGPIGLITLLVSRAFGAPRVVIVDVDDRRLSIAKNLGADEIIHVSTNIQDVDEEVIKIQNAMGSGIDVSFDCVGYNKTMTTALNATQSGGKVCLIGLALTEMTVPLTPSAAREVDVIGIFRYRNTWPLCIEFLKTGKIDVKPLITHRFRFSQEEVEQAFETSAGGGNAIKVMFNL; encoded by the exons ATGGcacatggtggtggtggtggtggtgctgatGTTATGGCAtgcaaacaagaagaagaagaagtagagaaCAAGGCTGCTTGGCTTCTTGGGATCAAAACCCTAAAGATTCAGCCTTACCATCTTCCTCCTCTTG GTTCTCTTGATGTTAAAGTAAGGATCAAAGCACTTGGTATTTGTGGAAGTGATGTTCATCACTTCAAG ACAATGAGATGTGCAAGCTTTGTTGTCAAGAAGCCAATGGTTATAGGACATGAATGTGCCGGGATCATAGAAGAAGTTGGGAGTGAAGTGAAGTCTCTAGCTGTTGGTGATCGAGTAGCATTGGAACCTGGAATCAGTTGCCGAAGATGCAATCTTTGCAAAGAAGGTCGCTACAATTTATGTCCAGAGATGAAGTTCTTTGGTTCTCCACCAACCAATGGCTCTCTAGCTAACAAG GTAGTGCATCCTGCGAATCTTTGTTTCAAACTACCAGACAATGTGAGCCTGGAGGAAGGAGCTATGTGTGAGCCCCTCAGTGTCGGTGTCCATGCCTGTCGCCGTGCACAAATTGGTCCTGAGACAAATGTATTGATCATGGGAGCAGGACCAATAGGCCTCATCACTTTGCTTGTTTCTCGTGCATTTGGCGCCCCTAGAGTGGTGATTGTTGACGTTGATGATCGCCGCTTATCCATTGCAAAGAATCTTGGTGCAGATGAGATCATTCATGTATCAACAAACATTCAG GATGTAGATGAAGAGGTAATAAAGATACAAAATGCTATGGGTTCAGGAATTGATGTGAGCTTTGATTGTGTTGGATACAACAAAACCATGACTACAGCCCTGAATGCCACTCAATCAGGTGGTAAAGTTTGCCTTATTGGCTTGGCCCTGACCGAGATGACTGTCCCTCTTACCCCATCAGCTGCAAG GGAGGTGGATGTCATTGGCATATTCCGGTACAGGAACACATGGCCGCTCTGTATTGAATTCTTGAAAACCGGCAAGATTGATGTTAAGCCTTTGATAACTCACAGATTTAGGTTCTCACAAGAGGAGGTAGAACAAGCCTTTGAGACTAGTGCTGGTGGTGGCAATGCCATTAAGGTCATGTTTAACCTGTAA